A stretch of Miscanthus floridulus cultivar M001 chromosome 13, ASM1932011v1, whole genome shotgun sequence DNA encodes these proteins:
- the LOC136501310 gene encoding large ribosomal subunit protein uL30y-like: MGADGEEASRIIVPMAVEGTPQQLAFVEESKLKKRKENVDWAVRNRERKAAKRQRIRDEHKVIVKRPEDFVTAFRNKERDFLRMRTRLKVRKQPPVEALSSKLVFAIRIPGSVDLHPHIRKVLRKLRLTKVLTGVFLKATELTLKRLLVVEPFVTYGFPNLKNVKELIYKKGRGFLDKEPFPLTSNDLIEKALGEHGIICLEDVVHEIATVGPHFREASKFLMPFKLKCPERRLQMKRKPYTDGGDSGNRGDKINELIEKLN; the protein is encoded by the exons ATGGGCGCCGATGGGGAAGAAGCGTCGCGGATAATCGTACCGATGGCGGTGGAGGGGACCCCTCAGCAGCTGGCGTTCGTGGAGGAGTCGAAGCTGAAGAAGCGCAAGGAGAACGTGGACTGGGCCGTCAGGAACCGGGAGCGCAAGGCGGCCAAGCGCCAGCGCATCCGCGACGAGCACAAGGTCATTGTCAAGCGGCCCGAGGATTTCGTCACCGCGTTCCGCAACAAGGAGCGCGACTTCCTGCGGATGCGGACCCGCCTCAAGGTCCGCAAGCAGCCGCCCGTCGAGGCGCTCAGCTCCAAGCTCGTCTTCGCGATTCGCATCCCTGG CTCCGTGGACTTGCATCCGCACATTAGGAAGGTTTTGAGGAAGCTACGGCTGACGAAGGTCCTCACTGGGGTGTTCCTCAAGGCCACCGAGTTGACGCTGAAGAGGCTGCTTGTGGTTGAACCCTTTGTCACCTACGG GTTTCCAAACTTGAAGAATGTGAAAGAGCTTATTTACAAGAAGGGCCGTGGGTTCTTGGACAAGGAGCCTTTCCCTCTTACCAGCAACGATCTAATTGAGAAG GCTCTTGGAGAACACGGCATCATATGCTTGGAAGATGTTGTGCATGAGATCGCCACTGTTGGGCCGCACTTTCGAGAAGCATCGAAGTTCCTCATGCCCTTCAAGCTCAAGTGTCCAGAGAGGAGGCTGCAGATGAAGAGGAAACCCTACACGGATGGTGGTGACTCAGGCAACCGTGGCGACAAAATCAACGAACTAATTGAGAAGTTGAACTAA